The region ttgctGCAAACAAGCTTGTATTGTACATCACGTTTTTTGAAGAGTACTAATGATAATGTAATAATCTAGAATGAGGGCTGAAATTACTGAAATTATCTTGTGCTTCTACATCCAAAGTAATTACACACACAACAAAAGATACTTTTGTTATCTTTGTTTGAACTAATATTAAGGGTCTCTGTGATAGTAAAACTGTAATGATGCATATGTTAAGATAATATCAGTCCTTGTTTGGATAAGTTCATGACTTCCACACAGCTTTTAGTTATGACTCAGCCTGTTGAGAGGTTTCTCAGTTAACTGCCTCTGCTGGATCATTTCTACATGTAGACTTCCTATCTCAAATCAGACTTTTCAAACAatgcaaaataagatattttgaagaacgttggtaagcaaacagttgacggtagccattgacttccatagtacttttttttttccatactatgaaagtcagtgGTTTGtaataacttgagggtgagtaaatgatgacaattttaattttgagtgaactatcctcgTTCTAACATTATAACATGATTAGGAGTGTAACTGTTATACAGTTGAATTTATATATACTACCgccgtcaaatgattaatcgtgattaatcacatccgaaataaaagtttttgtttacataatatatgtgtgtgtacagtactgtgtatatttaaaacATCTGCATCAAAACTTATCAAaacacactgttgctcacatCAAACTTTTTTATGTGAGAATTATGACCAGTacttaatttgatcctgctggatccAGTTccggaaaatgtcatttttttgaatttttgcGACCTGGTACTAGgcctatttgttttaaaaaacctggcatttacagtacattagatcgcgacagtgcatgcgtgcgtgcagacgaggatggaGCGAGCGAGGGTTTggctagatgtatttggaggttattgctcacgttttaaatttaaatcacattatgagcttaatttgtacattatgaatgaatgatgatttgTACAGTAACtttgtagatctttttttatgccaaacatacacactacacactgacttaaattcaaaaagtgaaaaagcataataggacccctttaatcattttaataataaacatgttaaaaatgTAGTCTTTTATTATACTGAGCTCAAACAACTATTCttaaatcatatatttatatattgggtTCAAAGTGAGGTCACTGTCTTGCTTAAACAGAAAGTGATCAAAAGATAGCAGGGCCTTGCGTTATATCACGAGAAGGCCCAGATGGAATTACATTTTCTGTGTAAATTCATGGGTAAAATAAGCTAAATGCTGTGGAATGTATTTACATAGGTTCAAATGTGTTAAATATATGGCTTGTATTCTTTTAGGCCATAAACTTTCAGGGGCGTTTGAAGTTCTTGAATGGGCAGAATGAGAGGACAGCAGATGGAAAAGCTGTCCCTCCTCAGTTGGCTCTGTTTGCCCTGGCCTGCCCTCTGCAGCCGCCTTCCATACTGGAGATCTGCACCAAGAGCTGCTTTTTCAAAACCAAGCATAAGCTGGATTTCACGCCCACCGCGTGTGATGCAAAGTAAGACGTTTACGCTCCTATCAATACGTGTGATCAAACTCCTggaattgttcattgtttgttcaccATCTGTATCTCTCACATTCAAAGtcatgtgttttttgtttctccACAGAGGGAAGATTGTTCTTGGCTACACGGAGGAAGAGCTGTGTTACCGCGGCTCAGGCTATCAGTTCATCCACGCAGCTGACATGCTCCACTGCGCCGACAACCACATACGGAGTAAGACTCCCTAAAATCAATGTGGATGAAGAAAATACACTCACCTCACTCGCTCCCATCATGGGGTTTCAACATCACTTGTTTTAGAGAGTAGAGGTCTAACTGTTGTGGAAATAATTGTACTGCTCCTAAAGGGACCAttctagcctggtaataccaaactctgctactttGCTTTGCTTCGTAGAGTCTGGAAAGGCATAATTGACAAGCGTTTACTTTCTCGTAAGGGGtcacttgtctgaagtttaaaatcattagTGTACCCTTGAGCCAGTCTCATAACGTTTGGTTATGACGTGTGCTATGCACTGGCTCAGCCGCCTGGAACTTCTACAGTAAGCACAGGTAtgctgtgaaaaaaacaaaacatcgaGTTAGTTTTGCTGCCTCTTTAACCTGATCCTCCGTGAGAGCAACCAAGGGggacacaatcacaattatcgcCTTGGATTTTGGACTCTCCAGTTTCTCACTGCATGATCGGTAAtagttgataaattaaacttttcccaaaacttgtcgggagtagggccacaacatcacctAGATTCAAAAtttgaaacaaacactcttcttgttcgggCTTCAGTAGGCAAATGCAGTGAATATTTTCCACAACAGAGCGAACAGCATCCCATGTCTCCATATCCGCGGTCGTTTTTGATTTCCCTAAGTTAAACTGCAATCTTAAATTCGGCACTTACGCTTAGCGTCTACGTCACATCTCTCAGTCCGCCCTCTGTTTGGTGATTAGATGGTGAttagtgtttctgtagctcaagtggtagagcattgcgttagcaagcgcaaggttgggtgTTCGAATCCCATGGAACAcatgttatttttgtattctctCAACACAATTATCACGTCATTAAAGTCCACACAACTCTAATTTTCACAGTTGCTGATTTTTCATATGAGCTGAATAATTTCTCTCCCCTGCAGTGATGAGGACGGGTGATAGTGGGTTGACTGTGTTCAGACTGTTGACGAAACAGAACATCTGGGTTTGGGTTCAATCCAACGCCAGACTTGTCTACAAAAATGGGCAACCAGATTGCGTCATCGCCTCACAGAGAGTCATCACGTATGCCTTTATTTGTGTCTTTCTTTTGTCTTTCATGTTGAACAGCCTGTGAATGTTTTCTTTGTTGTCTTATAAGACAATATAcatagtaaaaatgtaattacaggtacttttttaaaataatataataattagggTGTTGTATCTAACTTAAAGTccgtattaaattaaaattcccCCTATTTATTTGCTAAATGTATATTATTGATTTTCTTGTGACTGATTAATCCAcacatataatatttgtaattttaaaatttgCAGTGAGACTGAAGtagtgacagatcttttcttccgACATACATTTGAGTATAATGGATCatggaaaaaaggagaaaaaagaagGGGGGAAAAAGGGCGGGACTTAGTTCTTATACTGACTTCTCCAATCATAGCCTgcttaaacccccccccccccccaattcattttttttaatctatagtCAGAAGaggcaaaaaaatacatttttcttaggTCTTGTGCTTTATATTGAGTCGTTTTGTCTTCTGTAGGAATGAGGAGGGTGAGGAGAACCTGAGAAAGCGTGCTATGATGCTTCCTTTCAGCTTCACTACAGGAGAAGCAGTTCTCTATGACATGAACCTGGCCAGATCTCAGAGTAACACCATACCTTCTGATACCACTGCTCTGGATGACAGTAACCAAGCCAGATCCACTGGAACTGTAGACCCTGACTCCCTGCTGGGCTCCATGCTGAAGCAGGACAAGTCGATTTATGTGTGTCCCGCAGATGAGCACTCTGTATCAGTACAGGGTTTAGAGAACGAGGATCTTGGTGGGATCTTCTCCAGTAACTGTCAAGAAAGTGCCCTTTCACTCTCTGAAAGCTCTCTTTTCAGACAAGAGCGAGTCGTTAACTCTGGAGGAGACGACAGCTGTGAGATACTGAACTTCATGGGGAGTTTAGGGATCGGACCAGAAGATCTGAAGTTCCTTCAGGATGAACTGTTCCTCAGGATTGACCTCGGTGGTCAGAATGATATGGCAGACCTCACAGATGGCATCTTCTCTTATGTACAACACTCTCTCAGGACGGAGACAGACTGTATAATGTCTGATGGTGACCGTCTGAAGGAACTCGTCGGGAAGCCTATGCAGACCTTCACACCTCCACAGCGAGCATCTGCATTAATCTTACAGGATTCATGCGATCCTCCCACATTAGTACCTCAGGAACAGCAGATGACTTCTAGAACAGAACCGCTTGAACAAAGGACACAACATTTCACACCAATACAACCTCAGAGTGAACCGCAGGCCATGCCAGAGCTACACCAACACATACCGTCTCAACCATATAACGAAACAGGAATCACACAATGCGAAACTTCACACATAACAACCCAAAAACACCAAGTTCAGATGATAAACCAACAGTCTCAGTGCTCATACCTTCCACCTCTCCATCTGCTGGAGTGTAAAACACTCAAAAATACTCCGATTTGTGGGAACCTCACTGAAGTTCTGGTCAGCGCCGCTCAGCAGGTTCCTCCTCTCTTCCAGCCAGAGCTCCAGCAGCCTGGATGCTTTTACCTGGAGTCGCCCCTTCTGGATCTGAAGCACAATTACAGGAACCATCTGAGCACGTTGTCCTTCAGCTGCACCCCGCAGCACTCTTCACCTTATATCACTGCAGGTGACCCAGGTATGAGCGAGTTCACTGCTCAGGACCTTGAGGTGCTGCTCAGTGGCCTGGACGCTGATGTGGAGAGGAACGGGCACTCAGGACAATACAGAGGAGTGGGTGTCAGATCAAGTCTGGATCAGCAAGATTACACAGGCCAGATAAGAACCAACCAAATGTGAGGCTGACCTACCTTCACTCTTAAACATAAAGATTCTTCATTGCCACCGGTGGTTCCATGGAGAACCTTTAACATTAATGGAAGTTTTCCATTTAGTTGTGACTGATCAGCTGACAATCCTAAAGAAATAGAGCAGAAAAAACACTTGGTGGAACTTAATTCATACCTATCAGAGGCTGTGATGCTCTGG is a window of Carassius auratus strain Wakin chromosome 16, ASM336829v1, whole genome shotgun sequence DNA encoding:
- the ahr1a gene encoding aryl hydrocarbon receptor 1a: MSTSNIYASRKRRKPVQKSGQQSPPECAKSNPSKRHRDRLNGELDGLASQLPFPQEVISKLDKLTILRLSVSYLRAKSHFNVTLNSKTSNQLANNTKPHIQELPEGELLLQAINGFVFVVTSNGTIFYASSTIEDYLGFHQSDLIHQSVYELVHTEDRAEFQRQLHWALKPSCTPDTGQLMQASQDAPLPQTYYSPEQLPPENSTFLERNFVCRLRCLLNNSSGFLAINFQGRLKFLNGQNERTADGKAVPPQLALFALACPLQPPSILEICTKSCFFKTKHKLDFTPTACDAKGKIVLGYTEEELCYRGSGYQFIHAADMLHCADNHIRMMRTGDSGLTVFRLLTKQNIWVWVQSNARLVYKNGQPDCVIASQRVITNEEGEENLRKRAMMLPFSFTTGEAVLYDMNLARSQSNTIPSDTTALDDSNQARSTGTVDPDSLLGSMLKQDKSIYVCPADEHSVSVQGLENEDLGGIFSSNCQESALSLSESSLFRQERVVNSGGDDSCEILNFMGSLGIGPEDLKFLQDELFLRIDLGGQNDMADLTDGIFSYVQHSLRTETDCIMSDGDRLKELVGKPMQTFTPPQRASALILQDSCDPPTLVPQEQQMTSRTEPLEQRTQHFTPIQPQSEPQAMPELHQHIPSQPYNETGITQCETSHITTQKHQVQMINQQSQCSYLPPLHLLECKTLKNTPICGNLTEVLVSAAQQVPPLFQPELQQPGCFYLESPLLDLKHNYRNHLSTLSFSCTPQHSSPYITAGDPGMSEFTAQDLEVLLSGLDADVERNGHSGQYRGVGVRSSLDQQDYTGQIRTNQM